A window of the Brassica napus cultivar Da-Ae chromosome C5, Da-Ae, whole genome shotgun sequence genome harbors these coding sequences:
- the LOC106400709 gene encoding uncharacterized protein LOC106400709, whose amino-acid sequence MNPNNNPFNTHNSNNYSFNYPNPNNYQFENQSSSHPQHLPNYGYQLNFFMPSAISTYPPNYGSMMPNPSQTPSYSSTPHGNEVVPNVGATEFPEFSKQMALGGMSGLNEATPNADDSTSTRRKSPKWATAQNLVLLSGWIKYGTDSVIGRNQKSDAYWGKITEYCNEHCSFDPPGDLISCRNHFNYVNKILGKWIGAYDNAKRLQQSGWSENDVLAKAHELYSGEKNGHFNLMSEWLAVHDQPRYGSQVGGNTGSGSSGSKRRRYFKRDHAAANQRLVDDYFSNQPTYDDAVFRRRFRMRKHVFLWIVGDLSSSDDYFTQRFDAANKEGISPLEKCTTAMQMLAYGVATDAVDEYIKIGGTTALECLRRFCKGIIQLYEQVYLRAPTQDDLQRILHVSEKRGFPGMIGSIDCMHWEWKNCPTAWEGQFTRGDKGTTTMLFFGCPGTLNDINVLDRSSVFDDVEQGNTPRVNFFVNQRPYNMAYYLADGIYPSYPTFIKLIRLPQSEPNKLFAQVQEGCQKDIEHAFGVLHARFKIIREPARMWDISDLAIIMRSCIILHNMIVEDERDTYAQHWTDYDQSEASGSIAPQPFSTEVLPAFANHVRARSELRDSNVHHELQADLVKHI is encoded by the exons ATGAATCCCAATAATAATCCTTTTAACACCCATAATTCTAATAATTATTCTTTTAACTATCCAAATCCCAATAACTATCAATTTGAGAATCAATCTTCTAGCCATCCTCAACATTTACCAAATTATGGTTATCAACTAAATTTCTTCATGCCATCAGCTATTTCAACCTATCCTCCAAATTATGGATCGATGATGCCAAATCCATCTCAAACACCTTCTTATTCTTCTACTCCACATGGTAATGAAGTTGTTCCAAATGTTGGAGCAACTGAATTTCCTGAATTTTCTAAACAAATGGCTCTTGGTGGTATGAGCGGTCTTAATGAAGCGACTCCAAATGCAGATGATTCAACTTCTACTCGTCGGAAAAGCCCCAAGTGGGCCACTGCGCAAAATTTGGTGTTACTGAGCGGGTGGATTAAATATGGAACAGACAGTGTTATTGGCCGAAACCAAAAAAGCGACGCATATTGGGGTAAAATTACAGAGTATTGTAATGAGCATTGCTCATTTGATCCTCCAGGTGATTTGATATCCTGCAGAAATCATTTCAACTACGTAAACAAAATATTGGGGAAATGGATCGGTGCTTATGATAACGCTAAACGTCTACAACAAAGCGGGTGGTCGGAGAACGATGTATTGGCGAAAGCACATGAGCTTTATTCAGGTGAAAAGAATGGACATTTTAATTTAATGTCTGAATGGCTCGCTGTCCATGATCAACCACGTTATGGTAGTCAGGTAGGAGGAAATACTGGCTCTGGGAGCAGTGGATCTAAGAGA AGAAGATACTTCAAGAGAGATCATGCAGCTGCAAATCAAAGGCTGGTTGACGACTACTTTTCCAATCAACCTACATATGACGATGCAGTGTTTCGTCGACGATTCCGGATGCGAAAACATGTTTTCCTCTGGATTGTTGGGGATCTATCAAGCAGTGACGACTACTTCACCCAGCGATTTGACGCAGCTAATAAAGAAGGTATATCTCCATTAGAAAAATGTACCACGGCCATGCAAATGTTAGCATATGGTGTTGCAACCGACGCGGTGGATGAATACATCAAAATTGGAGGTACTACAGCTTTGGAGTGCTTGCGTAGATTCTGTAAGGGAATCATACAATTGTATGAGCAAGTGTATCTCAGAGCCCCAACTCAAGATGACCTGCAGAGAATTTTGCATGTTAGTGAAAAACGAGGGTTTCCGGGGATGATTGGGAGTATTGATTGTATGCACTGGGAATGGAAAAATTGTCCTACAGCGTGGGAAGGACAATTTACTCGGGGAGATAAGGGAACCACCAC CATGCTTTTTTTTGGATGTCCCGGCACATTAAACGATATAAACGTTCTAGATCGTTCATCAGTGTTCGATGATGTTGAACAAGGAAATACTCCAAGAGTGAACTTTTTCGTGAACCAACGTCCGTATAATATGGCGTATTATCTAGCTGACGGTATCTATCCTTCTTATCCTACTTTCATCAAATTGATTAGGCTTCCTCAAAGTGAACCGAACAAGTTATTTGCACAAGTTCAAGAGGGTTGCCAGAAGGACATCGAACATGCATTCGGAGTGTTGCATGCTCGATTTAAAATCATTCGTGAACCAGCTCGTATGTGGGACATTTCCGATTTGGCTATTATAATGAGGTCATGTATCATATTGCATAACATGATTGTTGAAGATGAACGAGATACATATGCTCAACACTGGACTGACTATGATCAATCTGAGGCAAGTGGATCTATTGCACCACAACCATTCTCGACTGAAGTGCTACCTGCATTTGCAAATCATGTACGTGCTAGATCGGAATTGCGTGATTCCAATGTGCATCATGAATTGCAAGCAGATTTAGTCAAACACATATGA